One genomic window of Mucilaginibacter sp. SJ includes the following:
- the accB gene encoding acetyl-CoA carboxylase biotin carboxyl carrier protein has translation MDIKQIQDLIRFVSKSGVNEVSIEQKDFKITIKTNEVQPTVVHATIPAVTQPVTQALPTAPAPAPVEPAAPAAPDTSKYITVKSPMIGTFYRSSSPDKPMFVNVGDEIKPGSVVCIIEAMKLFNEIESEVSGRVVKILVDNASPVEYDQPLFLVEPV, from the coding sequence ATGGATATTAAACAAATTCAGGACCTTATTCGCTTTGTTTCCAAATCGGGCGTGAACGAAGTATCAATCGAGCAAAAAGATTTTAAGATCACCATAAAAACCAACGAGGTGCAACCTACAGTGGTTCATGCCACTATTCCGGCAGTTACGCAACCTGTTACACAGGCATTACCAACTGCACCGGCTCCTGCGCCTGTTGAGCCTGCTGCACCGGCCGCTCCGGATACATCGAAATACATTACCGTTAAATCGCCTATGATCGGTACTTTTTACCGCTCATCAAGCCCTGATAAGCCTATGTTTGTTAACGTTGGCGATGAAATCAAGCCAGGTTCTGTAGTATGTATCATTGAAGCTATGAAACTGTTCAATGAAATTGAATCAGAAGTTTCGGGCCGTGTGGTAAAAATCCTTGTTGACAACGCCTCACCTGTTGAGTACGATCAACCCCTGTTTTTAGTAGAACCAGTTTAA
- a CDS encoding beta-ketoacyl-ACP synthase III, translated as MSKVHAAITAVHGYVPDYVLTNQELETMVDTNDEWITSRTGIKERRILKGEGLATSDMAVPAVTELLRKRGIGAEEIDLIIFCTTTPDMIFPATANLLAHKIGAKNAWGFDLQAACSGFVYGLTTGAQFIESGKHKKVLVVGGDKMSAIINYQDRATCIIFGDGCGAVLLEPNEEGNGVIDSILKSDGSGSQYLNLKAGGSLKPASHETVDAKEHYAYQEGQAVFKFAVTNMADVAHEVMERNHLTGDDIAWLVPHQANKRIIDATANRTGISSDKVIVNIERYGNTTNGTIPLCLWEWESKFKKGDNLILAAFGGGFTWGSVYLKWAY; from the coding sequence ATGAGTAAAGTTCATGCCGCTATTACCGCAGTACATGGTTACGTTCCCGACTATGTATTAACCAACCAGGAACTGGAAACGATGGTTGATACAAATGACGAATGGATAACCAGCCGTACCGGTATCAAAGAGCGGCGCATATTAAAAGGCGAAGGCCTTGCTACATCTGATATGGCGGTCCCTGCCGTTACCGAGCTGCTCAGAAAACGCGGCATCGGTGCCGAGGAGATCGATCTTATCATCTTTTGTACTACTACCCCCGATATGATCTTCCCGGCTACAGCAAACCTTTTAGCGCATAAAATTGGTGCTAAAAACGCATGGGGATTTGATTTGCAGGCAGCCTGTTCAGGCTTCGTATACGGTTTAACCACAGGCGCTCAATTTATTGAAAGCGGCAAACATAAAAAGGTGCTGGTTGTTGGCGGCGATAAAATGTCGGCCATTATTAACTACCAGGACCGTGCTACCTGCATCATTTTTGGTGACGGCTGCGGCGCGGTATTGCTTGAACCAAATGAAGAAGGCAACGGCGTTATCGATTCTATTTTAAAAAGCGATGGTTCGGGCAGTCAGTACTTAAACCTGAAAGCCGGCGGCTCATTGAAACCGGCAAGCCATGAAACAGTTGATGCTAAAGAGCACTACGCCTATCAGGAAGGCCAGGCCGTGTTTAAATTTGCAGTAACCAATATGGCCGATGTAGCGCACGAGGTAATGGAACGTAACCACCTTACCGGTGATGATATTGCCTGGCTGGTACCACACCAGGCCAACAAGCGTATTATTGATGCTACGGCAAACCGTACAGGTATCAGCTCAGATAAAGTGATCGTTAACATCGAGCGCTATGGCAATACTACCAACGGCACCATCCCGCTTTGCCTGTGGGAATGGGAAAGCAAGTTTAAAAAAGGGGATAACCTCATTTTAGCAGCCTTTGGCGGTGGCTTTACCTGGGGTTCAGTTTATTTAAAATGGGCTTATTGA
- the plsX gene encoding phosphate acyltransferase PlsX, protein MKIGLDIMGGDYAPKAAVLGAIEAYKTLSADQKLVLIGDKEVTVSILQENGVSPDNFEFVHTTEVIGMGEHPTKAIVQKPDSSISVGFQLLKSGEIQAFSSAGNTGAMLVGAMFSVKTIPGVVRPAMTTIVPKLKGGLGILLDVGANADCKPDVLVQFGVLGSLFAQAVYDISNPRVALMNIGEEEEKGNILSQATYPLMKATSLFNFVGNVEGRDLFSESADVYVCDGFTGNVILKLAESFYVITRKKQLKDEFFDRFNYEQYGGSPILGVNAPVVVGHGISSPEAIKNMVLLSRNMVESNLVDKIKQAFQ, encoded by the coding sequence ATGAAGATTGGCTTAGATATTATGGGCGGTGATTACGCTCCCAAAGCAGCTGTTTTAGGAGCTATCGAAGCGTATAAAACTTTATCTGCCGACCAGAAACTGGTACTTATTGGCGATAAGGAAGTTACAGTAAGTATTCTTCAGGAAAATGGTGTAAGCCCTGATAACTTCGAGTTTGTACATACAACCGAAGTTATTGGCATGGGTGAGCACCCTACCAAAGCTATTGTTCAGAAGCCTGATTCGAGCATATCAGTTGGTTTCCAGCTGTTAAAAAGCGGCGAAATCCAGGCATTCTCATCAGCTGGCAATACCGGCGCCATGCTTGTTGGTGCCATGTTCAGCGTAAAAACTATTCCGGGTGTTGTACGCCCGGCAATGACTACTATTGTACCCAAACTTAAAGGCGGTTTGGGTATTTTGTTGGATGTAGGTGCCAATGCTGATTGTAAGCCTGATGTGCTTGTTCAGTTCGGTGTACTCGGCAGTTTATTTGCACAGGCAGTTTACGATATCAGCAACCCGCGTGTTGCCCTCATGAACATCGGCGAAGAAGAAGAAAAAGGTAATATCCTTAGCCAGGCCACCTACCCATTAATGAAAGCTACATCGTTGTTTAACTTTGTAGGTAATGTTGAAGGACGCGATCTTTTCAGTGAAAGCGCCGACGTTTATGTATGCGACGGTTTTACCGGCAATGTAATATTAAAGCTTGCCGAATCGTTCTATGTTATAACGCGGAAGAAACAGCTAAAGGACGAGTTTTTTGACAGATTTAATTATGAACAATACGGTGGTAGCCCCATATTGGGTGTAAATGCCCCCGTTGTTGTTGGTCACGGCATCTCGAGCCCCGAGGCGATAAAAAACATGGTCCTTTTATCAAGGAACATGGTGGAGAGTAACCTCGTTGATAAAATAAAACAAGCATTCCAGTAA
- the rpmF gene encoding 50S ribosomal protein L32 gives MPHPKRKFSKSRRDKRRTHYKAEAPTLTTCQTTGAVHLPHRAYTVDGNVYYNGKVLIEKAAVA, from the coding sequence ATGCCACATCCAAAGCGGAAATTTTCGAAATCAAGGAGAGATAAACGCAGAACGCATTACAAAGCGGAAGCTCCAACTTTAACTACCTGCCAAACTACAGGCGCTGTGCATTTGCCGCACAGGGCATATACTGTTGATGGTAATGTTTACTACAACGGTAAAGTTCTTATTGAGAAAGCAGCAGTAGCATAA
- a CDS encoding YceD family protein → MKSLKKYSIPFTGLKLGKHQFEYDIQDDFFDEFEYSLVKKATLHCEVELDKQETMLILNFKIDGTIDTTCDRCLSQLPQQVDITEQQIAKFSDELIDEDEEIITLGKNDHEIDVAGLIYEYINVAVPFISVCDNEGETPYCDKETLEKLNSFSANGEQSEQTDPRWDALRKMNK, encoded by the coding sequence TTGAAATCGCTTAAAAAATATTCGATTCCCTTTACGGGGCTTAAACTTGGGAAACACCAGTTTGAGTATGACATACAGGATGACTTTTTTGATGAGTTTGAATATTCGCTCGTTAAAAAAGCAACCCTGCACTGTGAGGTTGAACTGGATAAGCAGGAAACAATGCTGATCCTGAATTTTAAAATAGACGGCACAATTGATACTACCTGCGACAGGTGTTTATCGCAACTGCCCCAGCAGGTTGATATTACTGAACAGCAGATAGCTAAGTTCAGCGATGAATTGATAGATGAAGACGAGGAGATCATCACCCTTGGCAAAAACGATCATGAGATTGATGTAGCCGGGCTGATTTACGAATACATTAACGTTGCAGTGCCGTTTATATCGGTTTGCGACAACGAGGGTGAAACCCCTTATTGCGATAAAGAAACGCTTGAAAAATTAAATAGTTTTTCGGCAAATGGTGAACAAAGTGAGCAAACAGACCCACGGTGGGATGCGCTCAGGAAAATGAATAAATAA
- a CDS encoding S8 family serine peptidase: MFKFCKYVSATSLAAALLVNLPASAQQIPAAEPAPPKAWHLLDLKESGFYGISLKQAYMFVQGKKSKPVLVATIDSGADTLQTDLKTVLWVNKKEIPGNGIDDDHNGYVDDIHGWNFLGGPGGKADFTETTEEVREYNKLKGKYASVTDSAATNKKEYAYWLRVKTVYDSTVNKANTEIGQLSPVMNALMVTSGYIKRGLNLPANGTFTQADLVKVKATNDTLSQSKYVWESVFSQEGVGSTNAKIIKDLSEYLAKLNNDVSPDLTSRKRIVGDDPDTMDGKPYGNNLVKFADAAHGTGVAGLIGAVRNNNYGINGVADNVKLMIIKAIPNGDEYDKDVANAIRYAVDNGARVVNMSFGKKISPHKEWVDAAFKYAASKNVLLVMAAGNDNQDMDAQPEFPNDTFLDGSSSDADNVISVGASGPRMGQNLAGDFSNYGKKSVDIFAPGVKVTSITTDAEIDTEDGTSFSSPITAGIAALILEYYPTLSAKQVKEAILSSATPLRGTMVLKPGSKTEKVDFTTLSKTGGIVNAYKALQIASKMKGEVLSN; encoded by the coding sequence ATGTTTAAATTTTGTAAGTACGTAAGCGCAACCTCTTTAGCAGCAGCATTATTAGTTAATTTACCGGCGTCGGCACAGCAAATACCTGCGGCTGAACCCGCCCCGCCAAAAGCCTGGCACCTGCTTGATTTAAAGGAGAGCGGCTTTTATGGCATCAGTTTAAAGCAAGCGTACATGTTTGTACAAGGTAAAAAAAGCAAGCCTGTTCTCGTCGCAACTATTGACAGCGGTGCCGACACCCTGCAAACGGACCTAAAAACGGTGTTATGGGTAAATAAAAAGGAAATCCCGGGAAACGGCATTGATGACGACCATAACGGTTACGTTGACGATATACACGGATGGAACTTTTTGGGCGGCCCGGGTGGTAAAGCCGACTTTACCGAAACTACGGAAGAGGTACGAGAGTACAATAAATTAAAAGGTAAATATGCCTCGGTTACAGATTCGGCCGCTACCAATAAAAAAGAATATGCTTACTGGCTGCGTGTTAAAACGGTTTATGATTCAACAGTAAACAAGGCCAATACCGAAATCGGCCAGCTTTCGCCGGTAATGAACGCATTGATGGTTACCAGCGGGTATATTAAGCGCGGTCTTAATTTACCGGCCAACGGCACTTTTACCCAGGCCGATCTTGTTAAGGTTAAAGCCACTAATGACACCCTAAGCCAAAGCAAATATGTTTGGGAATCGGTGTTTTCGCAGGAGGGAGTGGGTTCTACCAATGCCAAGATCATTAAAGACCTGAGCGAATATCTTGCAAAACTCAATAACGACGTATCGCCGGATCTTACTTCACGTAAGCGCATTGTGGGCGACGACCCTGATACTATGGATGGCAAACCATATGGCAATAACCTGGTAAAATTTGCGGATGCGGCACATGGCACCGGTGTGGCCGGGCTCATTGGCGCGGTGCGTAACAACAATTATGGTATCAATGGCGTGGCCGATAATGTAAAACTGATGATCATTAAGGCCATCCCCAATGGCGATGAATATGATAAAGATGTAGCCAATGCTATACGCTACGCGGTTGATAACGGCGCCAGGGTGGTTAACATGAGCTTCGGGAAAAAGATCTCGCCGCATAAGGAATGGGTAGATGCCGCTTTCAAATATGCTGCCTCAAAGAATGTTTTATTAGTGATGGCTGCCGGCAATGATAACCAGGATATGGATGCTCAGCCCGAATTCCCAAATGATACTTTTTTAGATGGCTCATCGAGCGATGCTGATAACGTGATCAGCGTTGGTGCGTCGGGGCCCAGGATGGGGCAAAACCTTGCCGGTGATTTTTCAAATTATGGTAAAAAAAGCGTGGATATCTTTGCGCCGGGGGTAAAAGTTACCTCCATTACTACCGATGCTGAAATTGATACCGAAGATGGCACCAGCTTTTCATCGCCAATAACGGCAGGCATAGCGGCTTTGATATTGGAGTACTATCCAACCCTGAGTGCTAAGCAGGTAAAAGAGGCTATTTTAAGCTCGGCTACACCGCTAAGGGGCACCATGGTATTAAAGCCCGGCAGCAAAACCGAAAAGGTTGATTTTACAACGCTATCCAAAACCGGAGGTATAGTCAATGCATACAAAGCGCTGCAAATTGCCTCAAAAATGAAGGGCGAGGTTTTATCAAACTAA
- a CDS encoding cell division protein FtsX: protein MEEFEASASSKKTKTIYISTVFGIAMVLLMVGLLGLILVYAKNISSYVKENIVLNIFVDDAAHESDVLQLQKQLDGNVMVKQTQYVSKELAARNLQKDLGEDFVKFLGYNPLSQSVDVYLKAEYANNKDIEKFKAELLKNPLIKEVKYQQSLVDQMNQNVTTISLIILTFAGIFVVLSVALINNTIRLAIYSQRFLIKSMQLVGATKGFIRKPFLLYGIWHGLLGGLIAIILLIGTLYVAYDNVPDLVFLQNYTEFGIVFLVVVGLGIFISGFSTFLAVNKFLRLKIYDLYR, encoded by the coding sequence ATGGAAGAATTTGAAGCAAGCGCATCCTCTAAAAAGACAAAAACCATCTACATTTCAACTGTATTTGGTATTGCCATGGTGCTGTTAATGGTAGGGCTGCTGGGTTTAATACTGGTGTACGCTAAAAATATTTCGAGCTATGTTAAAGAAAATATCGTGCTTAATATTTTTGTTGATGATGCCGCCCACGAAAGCGACGTATTGCAACTTCAAAAACAGTTGGATGGCAACGTAATGGTAAAACAAACCCAATACGTAAGTAAAGAGCTTGCCGCCCGCAACCTGCAAAAAGACCTTGGCGAAGACTTTGTAAAGTTTTTAGGTTATAACCCGCTATCGCAGTCAGTTGATGTTTACCTGAAAGCGGAGTATGCCAACAACAAGGATATTGAAAAGTTTAAAGCCGAATTGCTGAAAAACCCATTGATAAAAGAGGTTAAATACCAGCAATCGCTGGTTGATCAAATGAACCAGAATGTAACTACCATCAGTTTGATCATCCTTACCTTTGCCGGTATCTTTGTGGTGCTTTCGGTAGCGCTGATTAACAATACCATCAGGCTGGCCATTTATTCGCAGCGTTTCCTGATCAAATCGATGCAGTTGGTTGGAGCTACAAAAGGGTTTATCCGCAAGCCTTTTTTATTATACGGAATCTGGCATGGGTTATTAGGCGGTTTAATCGCGATTATCCTGTTGATAGGTACGCTGTATGTAGCTTATGATAATGTACCCGACCTGGTGTTTTTACAAAACTATACCGAGTTTGGCATCGTGTTTTTAGTTGTTGTTGGCCTGGGTATTTTTATATCAGGCTTCAGTACCTTTTTAGCGGTTAACAAGTTTTTACGTTTAAAGATATACGATCTGTACAGATAG
- a CDS encoding DUF3098 domain-containing protein, with the protein MAQKFKPAGPVKTTAATSPAATGAAKATTPAQPVQFIFDKSNYRMLIISVAVVAFGFVLMSGTTDIYSTTKIVIAPIVVLGGFALGFFAILKKPSAN; encoded by the coding sequence ATGGCACAAAAATTTAAACCAGCCGGCCCTGTAAAAACAACTGCTGCAACATCGCCGGCAGCCACCGGTGCTGCAAAAGCCACCACGCCTGCACAACCGGTACAATTTATATTTGATAAAAGTAATTACCGTATGCTGATCATCAGCGTGGCGGTTGTGGCCTTCGGTTTTGTGCTGATGTCGGGCACAACTGATATTTACAGCACCACTAAAATTGTCATTGCTCCAATAGTAGTTTTGGGCGGCTTTGCCTTGGGTTTCTTCGCTATTCTTAAAAAGCCTTCGGCTAATTAA